A portion of the Lolium rigidum isolate FL_2022 chromosome 1, APGP_CSIRO_Lrig_0.1, whole genome shotgun sequence genome contains these proteins:
- the LOC124683593 gene encoding DEAD-box ATP-dependent RNA helicase 31, with amino-acid sequence MRGRHHLLGFLRRAAAASPSSAAHPLCHLHSIPPRNGAAVPIGARFLSSRAGGAASKSLIEDEADLSDWVSDLKTDSFHLGVSSGDEGEGPRRPAAPRGGRRGRDSGGPPTRSRFDGGDFGGERRGGEFSGERRGRGDFGGDRRGGRFGGADTRGGGRFGGDRRGGRFGSDSRGGRFGGDRPGFERRGRVASSDLSDDDDDAGFGSARGRRGRGGMSSGFSQRGGRGGDFGDDAGFRSPRGQRGRGGRASGMSHRGGRYGDLDEEEAGFGSARGRRGRGGRESGLSHRGGRGSDLDDDEDDSGEELGFRSPRGRRGRGGRESGLSRRGGRGSDLDDSEDDSAEEVGFGSRRGSRGRGGRMSGSSGRGGREIDSDDDEDDSDDAIEFGASGKRGEKRGNLGSRRGGKGGDVDFGDRQSRGGKAFNFGSLESDSESGEADEDDGPSGFEDDLSGDDGGEEDLVNTATKKSISSESAEQESVVGTRDNGGGDSYLSQTRFDECALSPLTLKGVKAAGYERMTAVQEATLPIILKGKDVLAKARTGTGKTVAFLLPAVEVISKLPPNDHDKKRPPISVVVVCPTRELADQAAAEANKLLKFHPSIGVQLVIGGTRMALEQKRMHTNPCQILVATPGRLKDHMENTPGFATRLMGVKILILDEADRLLDMGFRTDIERIVAALPKQRQTLLFSATVPDEVRQVCHVAMKRDLEFVNTVQEGSEETHSQVKQMHLVAPLDKQFSILYGLLTDHMSENVDYKVIVFCTTAKVTSLVAELLSELKLNVREIHSRKPQSYRTRISKEFKESKGLILVSSDVSARGVDYPNVTLVVQLGVPSDREQYIHRLGRTGRKGNEGSGVLLLAPWEEYFLRSIKDLPITEATLPLIDLDTKRKVEKALAHVEVKDKESAYQAWLGYYNSNKQIGRDKYQLVSLANEFSRSLGLNNPPALTKLILKKMGLSNIPGLRSK; translated from the exons ATGCGAGGCCGCCACCACCTGCTTGGCTTCCTCCGCCGCGCGGCGGCCGCCTCCCCGTCCTCCGCCGCCCACCCTCTCTGCCACCTTCACTCGATCCCGCCGCGAAATGGCGCCGCCGTTCCCATCGGCGCGCGATTCCTCTCCTCGCGCGCCGGGGGCGCCGCCTCGAAGAGCCTTATCGAGGACGAGGCCGACCTCAGCGACTGGGTCAGCGACCTCAAGACCGACTCCTTCCACCTCGGCGTcagcagcggcgacgagggcgagGGCCCCCGCAGACCCGCTGCCCCCAGGGGAGGCCGCAGGGGAAGGGATTCGGGGGGCCCGCCTACGAGATCGAGGTTTGATGGTGGTGACTTCGGCGGCgagaggcgcggcggcgagtTCAGCGGCGAGAGGCGAGGCCGTGGTGACTTCGGCGGCGACAGGCGCGGCGGCCGGTTCGGCGGCGCGGATACTCGTGGTGGTGGCCGGTTCGGCGGCGATAGGCGTGGTGGTCGGTTCGGTAGCGACAGTCGCGGTGGTCGGTTTGGCGGTGACAGGCCTGGTTTCGAGCGAAGGGGGAGGGTGGCGAGCTCTGAtctcagtgatgatgatgatgatgctgggTTTGGTTCTGCGAGGGGAAGGCGAGGGCGCGGCGGGATGTCTTCGGGGTTTTCGCagagaggagggaggggaggtgaTTTTGGTGATGATGCTGGGTTTCGGTCTCCTAGGGGACAGCGTGGCCGGGGTGGGAGGGCGTCAGGTATGTCGCACAGGGGAGGGAGGTACGGCGACTTGGATGAAGAAGAAGCTGGGTTTGGATCTGCCAGGGGAAGGCGAGGCCGTGGTGGAAGGGAGTCAGGTTTGTCACACAGAGGAGGCAGGGGAAGTGATTTGGATGACGATGAGGATGACAGTGGCGAAGAACTTGGTTTTCGGTCTCCCAGGGGAAGGCGAGGTCGTGGTGGACGGGAGTCAGGTTTGTCACGCAGAGGAGGCAGGGGAAGTGATTTAGATGACAGCGAAGATGACAGTGCCGAAGAAGTTGGTTTTGGGTCTCGCAGGGGCAGTCGGGGCCGTGGTGGAAGGATGTCAGGTTCGTCAGGCAGGGGAGGCAGGGAAATTGATTctgatgatgacgaggatgacAGCGATGATGCCATTGAGTTCGGAGCTTCTGGTAAGAGAGGAGAGAAAAGGGGGAATTTGGGCTCACGTAGAGGAGGTAAAGGCGGGGATGTGGATTTTGGTGACCGGCAGTCAAGGGGTGGGAAAGCATTTAATTTTGGTTCGttagagagtgatagtgagtcagGGGAAGCTGATGAGGATGATGGGCCATCAGGCTTTGAGGACGATCTCTCCGGTGATGATGGCGGCGAGGAGGATTTGGTGAACACTGCAACTAAGAAGTCCATCTCTTCTGAATCAGCTGAACAGGAGAGTGTAGTGGGCACAAGAGATAATGGAGGTGGTGATTCGTATTTGAGTCAGACAAG GTTTGATGAATGCGCTCTCTCTCCCTTGACACTAAAAGGTGTTAAAGCTGCTGGGTATGAACGAATGACTGCGGTCCAGGAGGCCACTCTTCCTATTATACTTAAAG GGAAGGATGTCCTGGCCAAAGCAAGGACAGGAACTGGAAAAACTGTAGCATTCTTG cttcCGGCTGTTGAAGTTATCTCCAAATTGCCCCCTAATGACCATGATAAAAAAAGACCTCCCATTAGTGTTGTTGTTGTGTGCCCTACACGTGAGCTTGCTGATCAGGCTGCTGCAGAAGCAAACAAACTTCTCAAGTTCCATCCATCAATTGGAGTACAACTTGTAATTGGTGGCACTAGGatggctcttgagcagaaacgcatgCATACAAACCCTTGCCAG ATTCTGGTAGCTACGCCAGGAAGGCTTAAGGATCATATGGAGAACACACCAGGTTTTGCTACTAGATTGATGGGCGTAAAAATCCTTATTCTTGATGAAGCTGACCGCTTGTTAGATATGGGGTTCCGAACTGATATAGAGAGAATAGTAGCTGCACTCCCCAAACAGCGTCAAACACTTCTATTTTCTGCTACAGTTCCAGATGAG GTTCGTCAAGTATGTCATGTTGCCATGAAAAGAGATCTTGAATTTGTCAACACTgttcaagaaggaagcgaggaAACACACTCGCAG gTGAAACAAATGCATTTAGTTGCACCACTGGACAAACAATTCTCTATCCTATATGGTCTTCTAACGGATCACATGTCAGAAAATGTTGACTACAAG GTGATTGTGTTTTGTACAACAGCAAAGGTAACGAGTCTTGTTGCTGAACTTCTGTCTGAACTGAAGTTGAATGTACGTGAGATACATTCCAGAAAGCCACAAAGTTACAGAACCAGGATATCAAAAGAATTTAAGGAATCAAAGGGTCTTATTCTTGTTAGCTCTGATGTATCTGCCCGGGGTGTTGATTATCCCAATGTCACACTTGTTGTGCAG TTGGGAGTTCCTAGTGACAGAGAGCAATATATCCACCGTCTTGGTAGGACTGGCCGCAAAGGTAATGAGGGGAGCGGAGTCTTACTGTTGGCGCCATGGGAAGAATACTTCTTAAGAAGTATCAAAGATTTGCCTATTACAGAGGCTACGTTACCACTAATTGACCTGGACACTAAACGAAAG GTTGAGAAGGCTCTTGCACATGTGGAGGTGAAAGATAAGGAATCTGCTTATCAAGCATGGCTTGGGTACTATAATTCAAATAAGCAAATCGGCCGTGATAAGTACCAGCTTGTATCACTGGCCAATGAGTTCAGTAGAAGTTTGGGGCTCAACAACCCTCCTGCACTGACTAAGCTTATCCTTAAAAAGATGGGACTGAGCAACATTCCGGGTCTACGGTCAAAATAG
- the LOC124683594 gene encoding probable protein phosphatase 2C 56: protein MTRAAAASLRGLVGIAAAGRRRVSASVQGRGASPGWRGFRAVAPGSGGRTTPEPSYSPTPALPQLQPRRGLATRQAVLPGLISGGCESEDGKLSCGYSSFKGRRPTMEDRYDMKFANVDGQAVSLFGVFDGHAGPLAADYLKENLLDNVMKHPQFLENPKLALKTTFLKTDADFLEAVSIPYRQDGSTALAAVLIGDQLYVANVGDSRAIALKGGKAISLSDDHKPNRKDEQTRIENAGGSVSYDGYTWRVDGILAMSRAFGNRALKKYVIAEPDFQEVEVNSDFEFLVLATDGLWDVVRNEDIISLMRATEGTEAAALKLTELAYSRHSSDNITCIVVQIHH from the exons ATGACACGCGCCGCTGCCGCTAGCCTACGTGGCCTGGTCGGCATTGCAgcggcgggccggcggcgggTGAGCGCCTCCGTGCAGGGCCGGGGCGCGTCGCCCGGGTGGCGCGGCTTCCGGGCCGTGGCCCCAGGCTCCGGGGGCAGGACGACGCCTGAACCCTCCTATTCGCCCACGCCGGCTCTTCCGCAGCTGCAGCCGCGGCGCGGCTTGGCGACGAGGCAAGCGGTGCTGCCCGGCTTGATTAGCGGCGGCTGCGAGAG TGAGGATGGTAAGCTCAGCTGTGGATACTCAAGTTTTAAGGGGAGgagacctactatggaggatcgcTATGACATGAAGTTTGCAAACGTCGATGGACAGGCAGTTAGCCTGTTTGGTGTGTTTGATG GCCATGCAGGACCACTTGCTGCTGACTATCTAAAGGAAAACCTGCTTGACAACGTAATGAAGCACCCTCAGTTCCTCGAAAACCCAAAGCTTGCTCTGA AGACGACCTTCCTGAAAACTGATGCTGATTTCTTAGAGGCGGTATCCATTCCTTATAGACAGGATGGTTCGACAGCTTTGGCTGCTGTATTGATCGGTGACCAATTGTATGTAGCAAACGTTGGCGATTCACGTGCTATTGCTTTAAAAGGCGGCAAAG CTATATCACTCTCAGATGACCATAAACCTAACAGAAAAGATGAGCAAACGAGAATTGAGAATGCTGGAGGTAGCGTTAGTTATGATG GTTATACTTGGAGGGTTGATGGAATTCTGGCAATGTCCCGTGCATTTGGCAATCGTGCATTGAAGAAATATGTGATAGCAGAACCTGATTTTCAG GAAGTAGAGGTCAACAGTGATTTTGAATTCCTGGTTCTCGCTACAGATGGTCTTTGGGATGTTGTGCGAAATGAG GATATTATTTCACTTATGAGAGCAACAGAAGGGACCGAGGCAGCGGCCTTGAAGCTGACGGAATTGGCCTACTCTCGGCACAGCTCTGATAACATCACATGCATCGTGGTGCAAATTCACCATTGA
- the LOC124693208 gene encoding cyclic nucleotide-gated ion channel 1-like — protein sequence MMMEREDKYVRFEDWRSPEPSVNSENIVSPRGHNEPRSLKETTDGVFAFLRNCFHSETLKSSMPDDKKSRPNILHPQGPFLQRWNKIFVLSCIFAVSVDPLFLYIPVINDQNYCWYLDRKLEITASVLRSVTDIFYILHMVFQFWTGFITSSSTTFGRGVLVGDKYAIAKRYLSTYFWIDVCAVLPIPQVVILVVLRNLQTSEFMKAKNILLLIVICQYVPRLIRIRPLYLQITRSAGIITETAWAGAAFNLINYMLASHVLGAVWYLLSIQRKDACWRQQCGQTPGCKLAYLYCGNDDINKGNAFLQHVCIPSNSTTNLPDPLLGIYAPAIANVSQSKNFFAKLFYCVWWGLQNLSSLGQNLKTSTQAWENMFAVFVSISGLVLFSLLIGNVQTYLQSASLRIEETRVKSRDTDQWMSYRHLPGNLKERIRRYEQYRWQETSGVDEEHLLVNLPKDLRRDIKRHLCLSLLMRVPMFEKMDDQLLNALCDRLKPVLYTEGGCIVREGDPVNEMFFIMRGNLMSMTTNGGKTGFFNSDVLEGGDFCGEELLTWALDPNSTSSLPSSTRTVKPMSEVEGFALISEDLKFVATQFRRLHSKQLRHTFRFYSQQWRTWAACFIQAAWHRHCRKKIEDSLREKEERLQLAIVNDGSTSLSFGAAIHASRFARNMMRILRRNSTRKARLQERVPARLLQKPAEPNFSAEEQ from the exons atgatgatggaaaGAGAGGATAAATATGTTAG ATTTGAGGACTGGAGATCACCTGAGCCATCTGTTAACTCGGAGAACATAGTTTCACCACGAGGACATAATGAACCTAGATCACTTAAAGAAACAACTGATGGAGTATTTGCATTCCTTCGAAACTGTTTCCATTCTGAAACCTTAAAGAGTTCAATGCCGGATGACAAAAAGTCCAGGCCAAACATTCTTCACCCTCAAGGACCATTTCTGCAAAGATGGAACAAGATATTCGTGTTATCATGTATTTTTGCAGTTTCTGTGGACCCATTGTTCCTCTATATCCCAGTTATCAATGATCAAAATTATTGCTGGTATTTGGATAGGAAATTGGAAATCACAGCAAGTGTCCTACGCTCTGTGACAGATATATTCTATATACTCCATATGGTATTTCAGTTTTGGACAGGCTTTATCACATCTTCCTCTACAACTTTTGGTAGGGGTGTACTGGTTGGGGACAAATATGCTATAGCCAAGCGGTATTTGTCAACATATTTTTGGATTGATGTCTGTGCTGTCTTACCCATCCCTCAG GTCGTCATTTTGGTCGTGCTACGTAATCTTCAAACCTCTGAGTTCATGAAAGCCAAAAACATCTTGTTGCTTATAGTTATATGCCAATATGTGCCTCGGCTAATCCGAATACGACCATTGTATCTTCAAATCACCAGATCTGCTGGGATAATTACAGAGACAGCATGGGCTGGTGCTGCTTTCAACCTCATAAATTACATGCTTGCTAGCCAT GTTCTTGGAGCGGTTTGGTACTTGCTTTCTATTCAACGCAAAGATGCTTGCTGGAGACAGCAATGTGGTCAAACTCCAGGCTGTAAACTTGCATATTTGTACTGTGGAAATGATGATATAAACAAAGGAAATGCTTTCTTACAACATGTTTGCATTCCAAGTAACTCCACGACCAATCTTCCAGACCCGCTCCTTGGAATTTATGCACCAGCCATAGCAAATGTTTCACAATCAAAAAACTTTTTTGCGAAATTATTCTATTGTGTTTGGTGGGGTCTGCAAAATCTCAG CTCTCTTGGCCAAAACCTGAAAACAAGCACGCAGGCATGGGAAAACATGTTTGCAGTTTTTGTCTCAATATCCGGCTTAGTTCTTTTTTCACTTCTTATTGGTAATGTGCAG ACCTATTTGCAGTCAGCCTCTCTGAGAATAGAAGAAACGAGAGTGAAAAGCCGCGACACAGATCAATGGATGTCATATCGACATCTTCCTGGGAACCTCAAGGAGCGAATACGGCGTTATGAACAATATAGATGGCAAGAAACAAGTGGGGTTGATGAAGAGCACCTCCTGGTGAACCTCCCCAAGGATCTTAGGAGGGATATAAAACGACATCTTTGTTTATCACTTCTTATGAGG gTTCCAATGTTTGAAAAAATGGACGATCAGCTCCTGAATGCCTTGTGCGACCGACTAAAGCCTGTTTTATACACAGAGGGTGGGTGCATTGTTCGTGAAGGGGATCCAGTAAATGAAATGTTCTTCATCATGAGAGGAAACCTCATGAGTATGACGACAAATGGTGGAAAAACTGGCTTCTTCAACTCTGATGTTCTGGAAGGCGGAGACTTCTGTGGTGAGGAGCTTCTTACCTGGGCTCTTGATCCCAACTCAACATCCAGTCTCCCCAGCTCAACCAGGACAGTGAAGCCGATGTCTGAAGTTGAAGGTTTTGCTTTGATCTCTGAAGACTTGAAGTTTGTGGCCACTCAGTTCCGACGACTCCACAGCAAACAGCTCCGGCACACGTTTAGGTTCTATTCACAGCAGTGGAGAACCTGGGCTGCTTGTTTTATACAAGCAGCTTGGCACAGGCACTGCAGGAAGAAGATTGAGGATTCTTTACGCGAGAAGGAGGAGCGGTTGCAACTTGCGATTGTGAATGATGGCTCTACTTCGCTCAGCTTCGGTGCAGCGATACACGCTTCACGTTTCGCTCGCAACATGATGCGGATCCTGAGGAGGAATTCCACCCGAAAGGCCCGGCTGCAGGAAAGAGTGCCTGCAAGGCTGTTACAGAAGCCAGCAGAACCCAACTTTTCAGCAGAAGAGCAATAG